Below is a genomic region from Methanobacterium formicicum.
GTGATTAGCTCATGGAATACCATGGTGAGAGATCTGATTTTACCGGAAAAACCCAGCATCTGTTTGTTCCTTCTGAAAAATTCAGATGCGGTGAGTTCTTTAAATTCCTCAAATAGTTCAGCTGCTTCTCGCTCCAAACTATGCCTCCTTTAATTTTGATTGACTAATTCATTAATCTTTAAATAGATTTTTATTTCCTTTATTCAGTGTTTATTTAATTTCAAGTTAAATTACTTTATTAATGAACATTATATGCATTGTGAGCTTATATTGGTGGACCCATTTTTATTTCCCTAAGTTTCATTTCCTGTTTTTTACGTTCCAGGAAGGAGTAAACTGTTTTATGGCGGGCCCCATCAAGGATCATCTCCACGGCTTCCTTGGCAACTTGGAGATGTTCCATTTCACCAATAATGGCCACGGTTTTACCGTAGATGGAAACGTAAGTTCCAGTCATTTCCGTAATTATGTCCCGGGTTTTACCATCTTTACCAATAATACGCCCTTTTTGCCTCAAAATAGCCTTTTTAGATTTTCCAACATAATCGGGAAGGTTGATGATCTCGAGCATTACCTCGTCATCCATTAGTTTAATGGCTATTTCGGGGTTGAAACCTCTACCAATGGCTTTAACTATATAACGTGCTTTCCAAACTGCTAAAGGATCCTCGGCATCTTCGTGGGGAGATATGGCTATGCTACCTCCTTCACTGTCCACTACAATGCTGGTTTCACTGGCCTTTTCAATGGTTTCTTTGGTTTTTCCGTGTGGTCCAATAAGTACCCCCACTCTCTCCCGGGGGATCTTCAGGTATTCTGTGTTGGGCAAAATTTCACCTCTACTCTTAAAGATATTTACATTATCATTCTAAATATACTTTTCTATCCTCATAAATCCATAATTTTTCTTTTAATGTCATCTTTGGATATTTCAATACCCATTTTCTTGAAATCTTTAATTAAATTCTCTATATCTCGGTTTAGAAGCTCATCAGATAGGGGATGATCAACCACCATACCTTGGGACAGATCAATTATCACTGGTTCATCATCCTCCATGAGAATGTTGAAGCCAGATAAATCACCATGAACTAATTCTGCATCATTGTAAAGTTTTTTAATGTAGTCTATTATTTTATCAACCACATATTGGGGGTTGGAAATTTGGGACTGTCTCATTAGACGAGCGGGGGTTCCGTCACTGTCCCCAATGAATTCCATTATCAGTATGTTGTTTTTAGCTATTATGGGTTGGGGAACCCGTACTCCTGCTTCATATGCCCGGTTCAGGTTCTTAAATTCCTTTAAAACCCAGTTGTTAATTAACTGGCGTTTACTGTTGCTTCTAACGTTGAAACGTGGGTCCCCTTGGATGTAATATTGCATTTTCTTAAAGTCAGAGGTGGTAACCCGGTAGATCTTCACAGCCACGATTTTTCCATGGTCATCCACCCCTTTGAAAACGTTAGCCTCTTTCCCGGTACTGATAGCTCCATT
It encodes:
- a CDS encoding serine protein kinase RIO yields the protein MESPITKSDIDLQKMREVKRLKSVEDRRVGSEVFDRITLKTLYKLANQGYIHLLNGAISTGKEANVFKGVDDHGKIVAVKIYRVTTSDFKKMQYYIQGDPRFNVRSNSKRQLINNWVLKEFKNLNRAYEAGVRVPQPIIAKNNILIMEFIGDSDGTPARLMRQSQISNPQYVVDKIIDYIKKLYNDAELVHGDLSGFNILMEDDEPVIIDLSQGMVVDHPLSDELLNRDIENLIKDFKKMGIEISKDDIKRKIMDL
- a CDS encoding KH domain-containing protein, with protein sequence MPNTEYLKIPRERVGVLIGPHGKTKETIEKASETSIVVDSEGGSIAISPHEDAEDPLAVWKARYIVKAIGRGFNPEIAIKLMDDEVMLEIINLPDYVGKSKKAILRQKGRIIGKDGKTRDIITEMTGTYVSIYGKTVAIIGEMEHLQVAKEAVEMILDGARHKTVYSFLERKKQEMKLREIKMGPPI